One Theropithecus gelada isolate Dixy chromosome 17, Tgel_1.0, whole genome shotgun sequence genomic region harbors:
- the LINC00452 gene encoding LOW QUALITY PROTEIN: uncharacterized protein LINC00452 (The sequence of the model RefSeq protein was modified relative to this genomic sequence to represent the inferred CDS: deleted 1 base in 1 codon; substituted 1 base at 1 genomic stop codon), giving the protein MATSRGLDASADCSLHASTCTPTLQDRVTDRNSYSDDTPEVNTTLAASWPLTGQVQVESGNFTAEPTKVLMALRRGSGSSGRKSFQAACEHSQKQLRILLLLCPAGIRPQAGGHVPGWQDLSTVKLDTPSGPVLPAQIPLPQDALRTLRIPSRCSGARTEDLGPAPRSCKENSKVXTPVFTPRFCQIASKAALFAVAAECRAGHSSGQSGAWLPCISWAMCADPCPLHCSCVPCTYDCVFPVYSTLLHVFQFCFVVCD; this is encoded by the exons ATGGCCACATCCAGGGGCCTCGATGCCAGTGCCGACTGTTCCCTGCACGCTTCCACGTGCACGCCAACATTGCAAGACCGTGTCACGGACCGAAACAGCTACAGTGATGACACACCTGAGGTGAACACAACTCTGGCAGCATCCTGGCCCCTGACGGGGCAAGTGCAGGTGGAATCTGGAAACTTCACAGCTGAGCCTACAAAGGTGCTCATGGCGCTCAGAAGGGGTTCTGG ATCCAGTGGTAGGAAGTCATTTCAAGCAGCTTGTGAACATTCACAGAAGCAGCTCAGGATCCTGCTGCTTCT ttgTCCAGCAGGCATCAGGCCCCAGGCTGGAGGCCACGTGCCAGGCTGGCAGGATTTGTCCACTGTGAAGCTCGACACCCCCTCAGGCCCTGTGCTGCCCGCCCAGATC CCCCTGCCTCAGGATGCCCTCCGCACCCTCCGAATTCCCAGCCGCTGCTCTGGGGCCCGCACGGAGGACTTGGGTCCAGCACCTCGAAGCTGCAAAGAGAAC TCAAAGGTGTGAACTCCTGTATTCACCCCTAGGTTTTGTCAGATTGCTTCCAAGGCTGCCCTCTTCGCCGTGGCTGCCGAGTGCAGAGCTGGGCATTCGAGTGGGCAGAGTGGTGCTTGGCTTCCCTGCATCTCCTGGGCCATGTGTGCTGACCCGTGCCCACTGCATTGCTCCTGTGTGCCCTGCACATACGACTGTGTCTTTCCCGTGTATTCAACACTGCTTCATGT CTTCCAGTTCTGCTTTGTGGTTTGTGACTGA